The Arcobacter sp. F2176 DNA window TCTCTCATGGCTACGCCATAAGGGCTAAACTTGTGTGTACTAGTATTACAAATTGGACAATATCGTTTTGTTTTCATTCTTCCATTTTTATTTAAAAAATCAAATAGGTTATATTTATTAAACACTTGATTTATTTGTTTATTATTACCATTTATTTCATCAATATTTAATAAACTCAAGCCATTTTCTTGTGTATTCTCAATATATTTTAAATCCATGTATTTTTTATTTTTTTGCGATATTATTTTAGATTTAATACCATTTCTTAAGGTCATAGCTTTAAACCATATATCATCTCCATGTGGGGCTAACGTCATGAAAATATTTTTATTTGTTATCTCTTTATCAAAACAGTCAGGAGGATATAGAATACCACCTGCGCCTGTGGGAAATATTTCAAACCCTTCTTTAAATACTTCAGAACAATGTTCCCATTGATTATATGAACGTACATTGTTATCCTTATCAAATCTTATTCTATGACCTCGCGCACAATGAACTACCATAGGTTCTTTTTTATACGCGTCCACTAATTTTTCAATAATATCCTTCTCATAAATAATATCATCATCAAAAGTTATAATTAAATCATTTGGATATTTCTCAAGTGTTGGTATTAGTTTTTTATAAGATTTTATGTCTTCACAAAAATTGAGTTCTAAACCTTTATTTTGTAATTTTTTCAAACTCTCAGGAATAGATTTTTCTTGAAACTCATCTTCTGCAAGCCAAAGGATAACTTTATTCGCTTTAAATGTTTGATTTAAAATAGTTTCAATTGCAATATGTACAGTATTTATTCTTGTCCCATAAGTTGTTAGTGATGCAATTATTCTATTTTTTGAAGTCATTTTTCTTTTTTCTTTGCAATTACAAAAAAACTTTGTGCCTCTAAAGACCAACCTCTATGCATATTATCAAGTTTAGGGGCAAGTTTTTGATTTAGCCACCAAATTGGCATTAATATACCTTTAATAACTTTTTTTCTTAGTTTTGAACCTTTTATTGCTCTTTGAGTAAAATAATTTATTTTTAATAGTATAGTTGTAAAAAAACCTGAGCTTGGTTGAATATGAATATCTAAAAATCCCGCATTATTCAAAAGATACCTTAGCCCATAAGGCGTATATCTAAAGTAATCATATGGGTGTTCATGTATCCACCATTGAAATGGTATATGTAAAATTAAAGTTCCATCATTTTTTAAAAGTCTATGACATTCATTGAGAAAAACTTGTGGTTCACAAAGATGTTCTAATACATTTAGAGAAACAATTGTATCTGCATAAGCATCTTCTAAATCAATCCTTTTATTTAGGTCTGAAACAATATCAGCTTTGTTATTATGAATAGTGTTTGACCAATCTACGCCTATATATTCATCAACATATTGTCTAAAAAATTCTTCAAAAGGTTTGTCTGCACATCCTAAATCTAGCATTACACCTTTATAAAAAGGTATATATTCAATCAAATACTTATCTGCTTGGTCATATAGTAGCCAATTATATGCTTTTCTATTTGTATGATTTTTAGATGGATTTATCATTGCTTTTTCTCAAAAATGTAAAAATCTGCAAAAGTTGTTTCTGTAGGATTCTTAGAATCATATTTATTTTTGTTCATTAAGATAACCTCTTATTTATTAAATTGTAGTCTCTAATTAATTCATCTATTATTTCTTCTTCTCTTCCCAATACAGAAATAACAACATAATCAAACTCTAATTGCTTTATTTTTTCTAATCCAAAAATATCTAATTTATATTGATTCCTTAATACTTTATAGATTTTATCAATTATTGCTATGACTTGATTATTGAAATTATTGTAAATATTAATCCCAATATTACCATAACCATATAGAATAAATTTTTTATTTTCAATTAATTGATTTAAATTTATATTTAGTTTATTTAATAGCTTAGTAAGTAATATCTGATTGTTCGGATTATTAGAAATAAAATTATTAGTTACTCTTGTATTATATATATTTTTGTGATTTTTTTCAAACTTAGTTTGAGCAAACATGGATTCAATATGTGATAAAATTATATTCTTTTGAGATACCCCATTTCCAAAATTTATTCTTGTATCATAAGTTGTTAGAGATGCAATTATTTGTTTACACTTTAAAAGATTATTTATCATTTAAGACTCAAAATTTATAATTTATCTAATGTTTTTAATAGTGAATTAATATTATTGTCAAGACAGTAATACTTTTCATAGGCACTTAGTGAATTTTTTGAATATTCATCGTAATGAGCTAAGATTTCTGTTATCGCTCTGTTTATATTTTGAAATTCATCTATTCCAATTCCAAATTTTACTTTTCCATAAATATTTATATAATTACTATAGTCAAAACTTATTATTGGAAGACCTGCTCTAGTATATGAGGCTATTTTATCTGATGACATAATAGTTAACAGTTCATTTACATCATCTTCTACATAAAATGCTAAACCAATATCTGCAGTACAAAATAAATTATGTCTTTCTTCTGGACTATGCAAAATAGTATCAATAAATATTTGACCTTTTTTATCTAATATTTTGATTATTCTAAGTAATTCAGAATCACCATTATGTAGGCCACTTAATACTACTACAACTTCTTCTGGCATTTTTTGTGCTGCTATTACTATATCAATAATAAATCTTTTATGGACAGAAATCAATCCATTGTATAAAATAATTTTCTTTTGTTTCTCTAGATTAAATAGATTATGATATGATTTATTTGGAGAATTTGATATTTTTTCTCGTTTAAGTGAAATAGGAAAATATAATTTTTTTGTAAAAAATTCTTTTTGACAAATTCTAAAAAATTCCTTTTCTCTATTTTCATCAGCATGTATTATCAAATCTATTGAGTTTATAACTTTTCTTTCATAATCAAGTTGAATAGGCAGCCTATGATGAGAGTCAGCATGGCTTTCCATAGTATATAATTCTGTAGGCCAATAAATAATTTTAGTGTTTTTTTGCATAAATTCTTTTGCTATAACTAACGAGCTTTTTTCATTAGCAATACAATAGTCGTAGTTGTTTTTTTGTATAGAATTATATAGATATTGAATATTTCCAGATGTTAAGCTTTCAATAAGGTATGGTTTAATATCACTAAAATCTTGTTTTACATAGTGCTCTAAAATTCCATAGCTAATTACATTAATATTTTCATGAAGTTTAAGTGTACTACCTTGGAAATGATTTTCTTTTTGTCCCCAATATAAATCAATGAAAAAATAATTTGCTAATATATTAAGAAAATCTTGTGGCCAAATCATTCTATTTAAAGGAAATCCTGCAGGCCAAATAAATGCAATTTTTTTCATTTTAGAATCCATACAACATTCCAACTATTAAAATTTGGATTTTTAGAATCCAACCATTCTCTTTTTTCTTCAATATTGAATCCTTCTTTTTCACAAATAAGTTCAAGTTCTGTGTCAAAAAAATATCTCATTTGATGTAATTCATTTTTTTGTATAATATTTTTAGATAATTTATTTTCAATAAATATATTGTAGCTAACATTAACTAAGTTCTTTTGACATTCTAATGTTGGTTCTGCAATTCTCGTAACATTAATATGTTCATTTTTTAATCTTTTTATTCTAGTCGTTGGTAAATCAGTTAATACAGCTGGTCCATACCAAAAATCAAATATAAAAACCCCATTTGTATTTAAGTGAGTTTTAGCAACCTCAAAAGCTTTTATAAGTTCTTCATTAGAGTTTTGATAACTCATTACATGAAATAATGAAATTACAACATCAAATTTTTTACGTAAATTCAAATCTTGAATTTTTGACTGGCTAAAAGATAATCTATCTTCTTTGTTCCTTGCTCTTTCATGTGCAATTTTAAGCATATCTTCACTTAAATCAATTCCATGAACTTTGTATCCCTTATTGCAAAAAAGTTCAGCATGCTTTCCTGTTCCGCAGCCCATATCAAGAATAGTTTTTGCTTGTGGAAGGTTTGATTTAATTAATCTTTCTACATAATCAACTTCTTTTTCATAATCTTTATCACTATAAAGTAAATCGTAATATTGTGAATATAAATCTCCAAACTGATTCATTTTAAAACCTTATGTAATACTTCTGATACTTCTTCTATTTGCTCTTTAGTTAAAGCTAACCCACTTGGTATGTAAAAACCTTTTTCATAAAGTTTTTCACTATATGGCAAGTTATCGTTTAAAAACAATCCCATTTTATTAAACACTGGTTGCTTGTGCATTGGATAAAAAAATGGTCTGCTACCTATTTTATATTCTCCAAGTTCTGAGATAATATCTTTTGCATTTTTTGTACATGTATCTTTTAGTGTAATCGCATATACCCAATAAATATTTTCACAATAATTTGTATTTGGTATAGGTAAATTAATTGATTCAATATCTTTTAATAAATCATTATATGTATTTCCTATCCATCTTTTTTTCTCAATTATTGTGTCAATTTGTTCAAGTTGTGCAACACCAAGTGCTGCTTGCATATTTGTCATTCGATAATTCCATCCAAGTTCTTCATGAATAAATCTATTTGTAGAAAAACAAAGATTTCTTAAGCTCTTGGCTCTTTTATTAAGGTTTTCATTATTTGTAAGAACCATCCCACCTTCACCTGTAGTTATATGCTTATTAGGATAAAAACTAAATATACTTATGTCTCCAAAACTACCACATTTTTTGCCTTTATACTCTTGTCCATGTACTTCTGCTGCATCTTCTATAATTTTAAGGTCATATTTTTTTGCAAGTTCTAAAATAGGATCAATATCAACTGCAAGTCCAAATATATGTACAATCATAATAGCTTTTGTTTTATTTGTTATTTTTGATTCAATATCTTCAACTATCATATTAAATGTATCAAAATGGCTATCTATAAGTACTGGCTTGATTCCTTGGGTTACAAGTGACTGTGCACATGAAATAATAGTAAATGAGGGTATTATTACTTCATCATCTTTTTTCAGTTCTAATACTTTGACTGCGATATCTAATGCTGCACTTCCATTTGCACAAGCTGTAGCATATTTTCGTCCTACATAAAATGCCATTTCTTTTTCAAATCTTTGGATAAATGGACCTTCACTACTTATCCATCCTGTATCTATACATTCATTTAGATATTTTTTTTCATTACCATTAAAGATTGGAGTATTTACAGGTATCATCATAAGTACTTTTGGCTAACTTTAGCATATTTTTCTTGTGCTATATTTAAAATATTATTTTTATCATTTAAAAAATTGGTATATTGAATAGAAGAAATTGTATTCCAATAGCTATTATTGGTATTTATTATCTCACTATTTGAATCTTTTTTACATACTATACTAAATGCAGCTCCCTTAATTATTATTTGTTTAATTCTAAATCCTACTTTATTTATTAATTTTTCGATTGTAATTGGATTAAAATACCATAAATGTCCAATATGAAAGAATTTTTGGAGTGAAATATCTGAATAGCTGTACATGTATTCTAAATTTGGTATATCAATAATTATATAATTATTATTTATTTCAAGTCTTTTGGATAAGTTATTTAAGAAAATCGTGGGATCATTTAAATGTTCCAATATATTACTTAATAAAATAATATTGTATTGAGAAAATATCTTATTATCTAATTCTAAAGCATCTGCAAACTCAATTTCTTCTACAAAAGATTTTCCATAATTAATTTTTTGAGAATCAATGTCATATCCTTTTACTGAGTTTGCTCCCCATTCTTTAAAAGCTTTTAATATCCCTCCTGAACCACAACCTATTTCTAAAATATTTGTTTCATTTGCTTCAAGGTCTAAGTTATTTAAAATATCTATAAAATATAAACTCATTATTTCATATTCTAATGCAAAGTGGGTTTTATCATCTAAATTTCCCATACATATTGCTTGATATTCACCAGATGTATAAAACTCATTTATATTATTTTTACCTAATCTATGAAATATTTGTAACAGTCCGCAAGATTTACATATACCCCATTTAAAACCTTCATCTGCTTCTGCAACGGTTGTAAAATCAGATGTGTTACAAATAGTACAAGAGTATTCACTTATGGAATAATCTTTATTTTTCAATTTTCTTTTGAAATTAGATATATGTTTACTATTCTTATCTGCATATTGAAAAATATCATTTCTAAAATTATGAGTTTTATATAAGTTATTCATTTGCTCCCTTAATTTTTATATTTTCTTTTAAAATATGGGTAAATCTTGTTTTATCTTCATCTCCTAGGTATGGACCTTGCTTTATTTCAATCATTTCAATGTCTTCCAATACTTCAAATCCATGTCCACCACTAGCAAGTAGTATTACATCTCCTTTTTCAAGAATTCTACTTTCTAAGTATTCTTTTTCCTGTGTGTAAAAATCTATACGAAGTTTGCCTTCTCTTATTACTAAAACTTCTTGAGTCATATGAACATCTCGAGTTACTTTATTATGTATATGTGCATCAATTTTTTTACCTTTTTTATGCGACATATAGGCAAGTTGTTGAGAGTAATCATTTGGCGTGAAAAACTCTACACCTTCTTTTTTGTAATTATTTTTAATAATAATAGCTATTTGTTGATTATCATGAATGATTGTTCTAATCATTTATTAAACCTAAGTATTTGCAAATTGCTTTTCCTTGTTGTGCAAGATTATCAATATCATATTGTTCTTTAACTAAATTATATCCATTTTTGGCAAGTTTATTTTTTGTTAGTTTATTTTCAATTAAATCAACAACTTTTTGATAAAAAATATTAGGTTCATCAGCTATTAATATATTTTCATTATCTGTTACAGGTATTCCTTCTGCACCTAATGTCGTAGATACTATTGCCTTTTTACAAGCCATTGCCTCTAAAATCTTAAACCTTGTTCCTGATTCGAAACGTAAAGGAACCAATACTACATCAACATGCTTTAAATATGGTAATACACTTTCAACTTTACCTACTACAAGTATATTTTGATTACTTAAATCACCTACTATTTCAGTAGATTTCTTCCCTAATATATATAACTTTAAATTTGGGTATTTAATTATTAAGTTTGAAAATACTTTATCTACAAGCCAACGAGTAGCATCTTCCATTGGAGAATTT harbors:
- a CDS encoding DegT/DnrJ/EryC1/StrS aminotransferase family protein, whose translation is MMIPVNTPIFNGNEKKYLNECIDTGWISSEGPFIQRFEKEMAFYVGRKYATACANGSAALDIAVKVLELKKDDEVIIPSFTIISCAQSLVTQGIKPVLIDSHFDTFNMIVEDIESKITNKTKAIMIVHIFGLAVDIDPILELAKKYDLKIIEDAAEVHGQEYKGKKCGSFGDISIFSFYPNKHITTGEGGMVLTNNENLNKRAKSLRNLCFSTNRFIHEELGWNYRMTNMQAALGVAQLEQIDTIIEKKRWIGNTYNDLLKDIESINLPIPNTNYCENIYWVYAITLKDTCTKNAKDIISELGEYKIGSRPFFYPMHKQPVFNKMGLFLNDNLPYSEKLYEKGFYIPSGLALTKEQIEEVSEVLHKVLK
- a CDS encoding class I SAM-dependent methyltransferase; this translates as MTSKNRIIASLTTYGTRINTVHIAIETILNQTFKANKVILWLAEDEFQEKSIPESLKKLQNKGLELNFCEDIKSYKKLIPTLEKYPNDLIITFDDDIIYEKDIIEKLVDAYKKEPMVVHCARGHRIRFDKDNNVRSYNQWEHCSEVFKEGFEIFPTGAGGILYPPDCFDKEITNKNIFMTLAPHGDDIWFKAMTLRNGIKSKIISQKNKKYMDLKYIENTQENGLSLLNIDEINGNNKQINQVFNKYNLFDFLNKNGRMKTKRYCPICNTSTHKFSPYGVAMREDAMCPTCRSVEKDRLVWLYLIKQTNISSNPNIKMLHVAPEKIFQKIFQKLLKNNYISVDLHDKSAMIKMDITNIRFDDDSFDAIYCSHVLEHVVDDRKAMKELNRVLKKSGWAILNVPIVYNDKPTFEDFSIVDPIQRTKIFGQADHIRNYGTDYKDRLEGSGFKVKTIYPKDFLTQDDIELMRITPSAGEIYFCTK
- a CDS encoding bifunctional 2-polyprenyl-6-hydroxyphenol methylase/3-demethylubiquinol 3-O-methyltransferase UbiG, whose protein sequence is MNNLYKTHNFRNDIFQYADKNSKHISNFKRKLKNKDYSISEYSCTICNTSDFTTVAEADEGFKWGICKSCGLLQIFHRLGKNNINEFYTSGEYQAICMGNLDDKTHFALEYEIMSLYFIDILNNLDLEANETNILEIGCGSGGILKAFKEWGANSVKGYDIDSQKINYGKSFVEEIEFADALELDNKIFSQYNIILLSNILEHLNDPTIFLNNLSKRLEINNNYIIIDIPNLEYMYSYSDISLQKFFHIGHLWYFNPITIEKLINKVGFRIKQIIIKGAAFSIVCKKDSNSEIINTNNSYWNTISSIQYTNFLNDKNNILNIAQEKYAKVSQKYL
- a CDS encoding bifunctional 2-polyprenyl-6-hydroxyphenol methylase/3-demethylubiquinol 3-O-methyltransferase UbiG, with the translated sequence MINPSKNHTNRKAYNWLLYDQADKYLIEYIPFYKGVMLDLGCADKPFEEFFRQYVDEYIGVDWSNTIHNNKADIVSDLNKRIDLEDAYADTIVSLNVLEHLCEPQVFLNECHRLLKNDGTLILHIPFQWWIHEHPYDYFRYTPYGLRYLLNNAGFLDIHIQPSSGFFTTILLKINYFTQRAIKGSKLRKKVIKGILMPIWWLNQKLAPKLDNMHRGWSLEAQSFFVIAKKKEK
- a CDS encoding class I SAM-dependent methyltransferase, whose translation is MNQFGDLYSQYYDLLYSDKDYEKEVDYVERLIKSNLPQAKTILDMGCGTGKHAELFCNKGYKVHGIDLSEDMLKIAHERARNKEDRLSFSQSKIQDLNLRKKFDVVISLFHVMSYQNSNEELIKAFEVAKTHLNTNGVFIFDFWYGPAVLTDLPTTRIKRLKNEHINVTRIAEPTLECQKNLVNVSYNIFIENKLSKNIIQKNELHQMRYFFDTELELICEKEGFNIEEKREWLDSKNPNFNSWNVVWILK